GCCGTTCCACGCCGATCGCGCGGACGCCCTCGTAATAGAACAACCGCGACGCGGCCCGGACCAGGCGTTCGCGGGGCGGTAGTTCTCTCTCGGCCTTGGTCTCTTGACGCGTGACGTCGGCGGTCTTCTGCCCAGTGCTGCTCACTTCCCCATTGTGCCCATGGCCCGTCCTTGAGCGGCCTTCACCCTCGTACGGCCCCGGCAGGGCCGTCACCTCCCTATCCCGTACGGCCCACAGCAAGGTGAGCCATGTATCGAAAGGCTTGAGCGATGACTCGTCTTGAAGGAACCGTCGCCCTGGTCACCGGAGCATCCAGCGGCATCGGCCACGCCACCGCCCTGGAGCTCGCCCGCGAAGGCGCCTCCGTGGCCCTGGTCGGCCGACGCGAGGACCGCCTCACCGACCTCGGCGGGGAAATCACCGACGCTGGCGGAAAGGCCCTGGTCGTGCCCGTCGACATCACCGACGCCCAGGCCGCCGCCGAAGCGGTCGAGCGGACCGTCGAGGGCTTGGGCCGCTTGGACACCCTGGTCAACAACGCCGGCCTCATGCTGCTCGGGCCTGCCCCCAGCGCGGACCTGAACGACTGGCGGCGCATGATCGACATCAACCTCATGGGCCTGATGTACACCACCCACGCGGCCGTCCCCCACCTGGTCAAGGCCGCCACCGAGGAACCGCGACAGGTCGCCGACATCGTCAACATCGGCTCACTCGCCGGCCGCGGCGCCTTCGCCATGTCCGCCGTGTACTGCGCCACCAAGTTCGGCGTCGGCGCCTTCAGCGAGGCCCTGCGCCAGGAACTGGCACGCCAGCACGTCCGCGTCTCCGTTGTCGAACCGGGCAGCGTCGACACCGAACTGCGCGCCCACAACCCGGCAGCCATCCAGCAGCAGCTCGCTGCTCACATGGACGGCATCGAACGGCTGCAGAGCCAGGACATCGCCGACACCGTCGGCTACATCGTCACCCGTCCCCGCCACGTGGCCGTCGCCGAGCTGCTCGTACGCCCCACCGAGCAGATCTGAACACCAAGCGCGTGGCCACTCCGAGAAAAACAAGGAGTCACGATGGCGAAGAGCAGGATCCTCGGAACACCATCCCGATGCCCCCTTCGCCACCGTTGACGGCGGGCTCGTGACGGCAGAGAACCTCTCCTCCGCCAAGGCCGTCACCGCCGAGACCATCGCGGTTGCCGTCAAATACTGCCGTCAAAGCAAAAGCCAGAGGCCCTGCGGATCACTCCGCAGGGCCTCTGATCTGATGTGCACTCGGCAGGATTCGAACCTGCAACCTTCTGATCCGTAGTCAGATGCTCTATCCGTTAAGCTACGAGTGCTTGTTGTTTTGTCTTGCCCCCGCTCCCGGCCCTTTCGGCCCGCTCGCGGCGACAGGAAGAACATTACATGACTGCCGCCGCCATGTGAAATCCGTTCCGCATACCCCTTGTGAGCTGCGAAAACGTCGCTGGGGGGGCGGGCAGAGGGGTCTCGGGAGAGCCGTGGGGCGGGAACGCCGAAGCCCCGGTCCTGGGGACCGGGGCTTCGGGATCAGGGCGGAGGCGGAGGGATTTGAACCCTCGATGGGCTTTAAGACCCAAACCGCATTAGCAGTGCGGCGCCATAGACCGGACTAGGCGACGCCTCCAGCACAACCGCTCACGCGAGCGCGCGAATGGTGTGTGCAGATGATGACACAGCCGAGCGGCCCGTCACCAATCGCCCCCCACGGTACTAGGCAGTCGGGCCGCAGGGCAAAGGGCTTCCGCCCGGCGAGGCGCGGACGCAACATCCGGCGGGCGGGGGCGTTGGGCAGGGCATGGTCTTTCGTCTTCAGCAGGGCCCCGTGCGCGGCGG
The genomic region above belongs to Streptomyces sp. CG1 and contains:
- a CDS encoding SDR family NAD(P)-dependent oxidoreductase is translated as MTRLEGTVALVTGASSGIGHATALELAREGASVALVGRREDRLTDLGGEITDAGGKALVVPVDITDAQAAAEAVERTVEGLGRLDTLVNNAGLMLLGPAPSADLNDWRRMIDINLMGLMYTTHAAVPHLVKAATEEPRQVADIVNIGSLAGRGAFAMSAVYCATKFGVGAFSEALRQELARQHVRVSVVEPGSVDTELRAHNPAAIQQQLAAHMDGIERLQSQDIADTVGYIVTRPRHVAVAELLVRPTEQI